One Paralichthys olivaceus isolate ysfri-2021 chromosome 21, ASM2471397v2, whole genome shotgun sequence genomic window carries:
- the naglu gene encoding alpha-N-acetylglucosaminidase has product MSLRSSRSLALLVAFCLCLTAQCRFPSLDRVRPTASDKAQGRAVVELLKRLLGNRSTEFIVSVNRSLSNDSLDVCELRSTKNNKVVATGSSGVAVASGIYNYLKYFCSCHVSWSGDQLDLPRPLPRLSGVQRISTPHRFRYYQNVCTSSYSSVWWDWPRWEREIDWMALNGINLPLAFTGQEALWQEVYRSLGLNQSEIEEFFSGPAFLAWNRMGNMFKFGGPLPQSWHVNQLYLQFRILERMRSFGMIPVLPAFSGNIPKGILRLFPEANVTRLGPWSHFNCSFSCSYILDPRDPLFLRIGSLFLSQVVKQFGTDHVYNTDTFNEMTPPSPDPAYLSAVSRSVFASMTAVDPRAIWLMQGWLFFSDAAFWKPAQIRALLHGVPLGRMIVLDLFAETEPIFSYTDSFYGQPFIWCMLHNFGGNNGFFGTVESINSGPFKALHFPNSTLVGLGMAPEGIEQNPVMYELMSELAWRKEPVNLSKWVSLYAIRRYGSTDENLTAAWVHLFASVYNCTVPHYRNHNHSPLVRRPSFHMNSGLWYDRADLYKAWKLILEVAPSLMSKETFRYDLVDVTRQVLQDLTTTYYQDIIDAFHNQKLPELLTAGGVLVYDLLPELSRLLNSDRNFLLGKWLESARSLALNEREAQLYDMNARNQLTLWGPSGEILDYANKEWGGLIEDYYAQRWGLFVHMLVECLDSGRPFKQDTFNQAVFQVEKGFIYNRRRYPTKPQGDTYKIAQRIFLKYYPQALKRL; this is encoded by the exons ATGTCTCTGAGAAGCAGCCGCAGCCTGGCGCTGCTCGTtgctttctgcctctgtctgaccGCACAGTGCAGGTTTCCCTCTCTGGACCGCGTCAGACCCACAGCCAGCGACAAGGCGCAGGGGCGAGCGgtggtggagctgctgaagCGGCTGCTCGGGAACAGATCCACGGAGTTCATCGTGTCCGTCAACAGGAGCCTGTCCAACGACAGCCTGGACGTGTGCGAGCTCAGGTCCACGAAGAACAACAAGGTGGTCGCCACGGGCAGCAGCGGAGTGGCCGTGGCCTCTGGCATCTACAACTACCTCAAGTACTTCTGCAGCTGCCATGTTTCCTGGTCCGGTGACCAGCTGGACCTGCCCCGTCCTCTGCCCAGGCTCAGCGGCGTCCAGCGCATCAGCACCCCGCACAG ATTCCGGTATTACCAGAATGTCTGCACTTCTAGCTATTCCTCTGTGTGGTGGGACTGGCCAAGATGGGAACGAGAGATTGACTGGATGGCACTCAATGGCATCAATCTGCCACTGGCGTTCACTGGTCAAGAAGCCCTGTGGCAAGAG GTTTACCGTTCTCTTGGACTTAACCAGTCGGAGATTGAGGAATTCTTCTCCGGCCCGGCGTTTCTTGCCTGGAACCGAATGGGAAACATGTTCAAGTTTGGCGGGCCTCTGCCACAGTCCTGGCATGTGAACCAGCTCTACCTCCAA tTTCGAATCTTGGAGCGAATGAGATCATTTGGCATGATTCCTGTGCTGCCGGCCTTCTCTGGGAACATCCCCAAGGGAATCCTCAG GTTGTTTCCAGAAGCAAACGTAACCAGACTGGGGCCTTGGTCTCATTTCAACTGCAGCTTCTCGTGCTCTTATATCTTAGACCCCCGGGACCCGCTTTTCCTCCGGATTGggtccctctttctttcccagGTGGTGAAGCAGTTTGGGACGGATCACGTTTACAACACTGACACCTTCAATGAGATGACTCCTCCGTCCCCTGACCCCGCCTACCTGTCGGCAGTCAGTCGCTCTGTCTTTGCCTCAATGACTGcag TTGATCCTCGAGCAATTTGGCTGATGCAGGGCTGGCTCTTCTTCAGTGATGCAGCATTCTGGAAGCCAGCCCAGATTCGGGCCCTACTACACGGAGTGCCCCTTGGACGAATGATCGTGCTCGACCTGTTTGCCGAAACGGAACCAATTTTCTCCTACACTGATTCATTCTATGGACAGCCATTTATCTGGTGCATGCTGCATAATTTTGGTGGTAACAATGGTTTCTTTGGTACAGTGGAAAGCATCAACTCAGGGCCTTTTAAAGCCTTGCATTTCCCAAACTCCACTCTTGTGGGCTTGGGAATGGCACCTGAGGGCATAGAGCAAAATCCTGTCATGTATGAGTTGATGAGCGAGCTGGCTTGGCGCAAGGAGCCTGTCAACTTGTCCAAGTGGGTGTCACTGTATGCAATACGCCGTTACGGCAGCACAGATGAAAACCTAACAGCTGCATGGGTGCACCTGTTCGCCAGTGTCTATAACTGCACTGTGCCACATTACCGAAACCATAACCACAGCCCACTGGTGCGCAGGCCTTCCTTCCACATGAATTCTGGCCTTTGGTATGACCGGGCTGACTTGTATAAAGCCTGGAAACTGATTTTAGAGGTGGCTCCTTCTCTCATGTCCAAGGAGACCTTCCGGTACGACCTTGTGGATGTGACTCGGCAGGTCCTACAAGACCTGACAACAACCTATTATCAAGATATCATAGATGCCTTCCACAACCAAAAGCTGCCAGAGCTGCTGACTGCAGGTGGCGTGCTGGTCTATGACCTCCTCCCTGAGCTCAGTCGTTTGCTGAATAGTGATCGCAATTTCCTGTTAGGTAAGTGGTTGGAGAGTGCACGATCCTTAGCCCTGAATGAGAGGGAGGCACAGCTCTATGACATGAATGCCAGAAACCAGCTCACGTTGTGGGGTCCCAGCGGTGAGATCCTGGACTATGCCAATAAAGAGTGGGGAGGGCTCATTGAAGACTACTACGCCCAGCGGTGGGGACTGTTTGTCCATATGCTAGTAGAGTGCCTGGACAGTGGACGACCATTCAAGCAGGACACCTTCAACCAGGCAGTTTTTCAGGTAGAAAAGGGATTCATTTACAATCGCAGGAGGTACCCGACCAAGCCTCAGGGAGACACATACAAGATCGCCCAAAGGATCTTCCTCAAGTACTACCCACAGGCCTTAAAGAGGCTATAG